One region of Culex pipiens pallens isolate TS chromosome 2, TS_CPP_V2, whole genome shotgun sequence genomic DNA includes:
- the LOC120418193 gene encoding venom dipeptidyl peptidase 4 isoform X2 — MAASKGDSIEIGQSEQELVGSKKSNSRKYLLIGGAAAVVIAVVVVLIVVLTGGEDDTKDNGNSSPVIQQGDPITLEDFLTGKLSSRGFSGDWSPSGKVISRDDRGSVLAYDPVTNETKTLLGPDREDLLQGFKFDLSADERYLLVARGYGKIFRHSFLAVYDIVDLVEGKTIPVNVKGARQALNVVEWSPVGNSFIFVHQNNLYYKASPEATEVQITDDGAPSIYNGIPDWVYEEEVFSTNIATWFSPDGKKIAFIKFNDTKTRLMKIPVYGPPGHPEYQYPHELVVHYPKAGTPNPEVNLYTVDLSNPTNKIEIAPPVAMVTPDKDHIITSVGWATGDRLITIWKNRVQNHAIITSCSNADCMEVHEIKLDEGWLELFSAPIFNKDGSQFAIITSQDSFHHVTLLSTTTKSAQALTTGKFVVQEILKWDAESNLIFYAANTAEDSHVLHIHAVQGQVGATPQCLSCAVESSPKQTYFNAQMSRKGNFLVLEAKGPNVPWAEMFEWSFANNAVSLKPVKSLESNTELRAKLEGKALPKVQYHEIDLGNGFTSKVMLLIPPGADLTGKSGKYPLLVDVYGGPNSYSVTSSWSLGWGHHLSSNRSVIYAKIDGRGSGLRGDKLLFQLYRKLGTVEIEDQITTAKKLSEQLPYVDGSRMAIWGWSYGGYASAMALAKDANKVFKCAVSVAPVTDWTFYDSIYTERYMGLPTVADNRAGYEQSRLTSMFEKFRNRKYMLIHGTYDDNVHFQQAMQWSRALETHDIMFKQVSYPDEDHSLAGVRPHLYHTLGRFFSECFELRD, encoded by the exons ATGGCTGCCTCCAAGGGAGATTCGATCGAGATCGGCCAATCAGAACAG GAACTGGTCGGATCGAAGAAGAGCAACAGTAGGAAGTACCTGCTGATCGGTGGAGCGGCCGCCGTAGTCATAGCCGTCGTGGTGGTGCTGATCGTGGTTCTGACCGGTGGAGAAGATGACACCAAAGACAACGGCAACAGCAGTCCCGTGATCCAGCAGGGTGACCCGATCACGCTGGAGGACTTTTTGACGGGGAAACTTTCGTCGCGTGGATTCAGTGGAGATTGGTCTCCCAGTGGGAAGGTCATTTCGCGGGACGATCGGGGGTCGGTGCTGGCGTACGATCCGGTGACGAACGAAACCAAAACGTTGCTGGGGCCGGATCGGGAGGATCTGCTGCAGGGATTCAAGTTTGATCTGTCGGCGGATGAGCGGTATTTGTTGGTTGCGCGGGGGTACGGGAAGATCTTCCGGCATAGCTTCCTGGCGGTTTACGACATTGTGGATTTGGTGGAAGGCAAGACGATTCCGGTGAACGTGAAGGGTGCTAGG CAAGCACTAAACGTCGTCGAGTGGAGTCCTGTGGGGAACTCGTTCATTTTTGTGCACCAGAACAACCTGTACTACAAGGCATCGCCGGAGGCAACAGAAGTCCAGATAACGGATGATGGAGCGCCGAGCATCTACAACGGCATACCGGACTGGGTCTATGAGGAAGAGGTGTTCTCCACCAACATTGCCACGTGGTTCTCGCCCGATGGCAAAAAGATTGCATTTATTAAGTTTAATGATACCAAAACGCGATTGATGAAGATTCCCGTCTACGGACCTCCTGGTCACCCGGAGTACCAATATCCACATGAGTTGGTGGTGCACTACCCGAAGGCTGGGACGCCGAACCCTGAGGTCAACCTCTACACAGTAGATTTGAGTAATCCAACGAACAAGATTGAAATCGCTCCTCCTGTGGCGATGGTCACCCCAGATAAGGACCACATCATAACTTCCGTTGGATGGGCCACCGGCGATCGACTGATCACCATCTGGAAGAACCGCGTCCAGAACCACGCCATCATCACGTCCTGCAGCAACGCGGACTGCATGGAAGTTCACGAGATCAAGCTGGACGAAGGTTGGCTGGAGCTGTTCAGTGCCCCGATCTTCAACAAGGACGGATCCCAGTTCGCCATTATCACCTCCCAGGATTCCTTCCACCACGTGACGTTGCTATCAACCACGACCAAATCCGCCCAAGCGCTCACCACCGGCAAGTTCGTCGTGCAGGAGATCCTCAAGTGGGACGCCGAGAGCAACCTAATCTTCTACGCCGCCAACACGGCTGAAGATTCGCACGTGCTGCACATTCACGCCGTCCAGGGTCAGGTCGGTGCTACGCCCCAGTGCCTGAGCTGCGCCGTCGAGTCAAGTCCCAAGCAGACGTACTTTAACGCGCAGATGAGCCGGAAGGGCAACTTCTTGGTGCTGGAAGCGAAGGGACCGAACGTGCCGTGGGCGGAGATGTTCGAGTGGAGTTTCGCTAATAATG CCGTCTCGCTGAAGCCGGTCAAATCGCTCGAGTCCAACACTGAGCTACGTGCGAAGCTCGAGGGCAAAGCTTTGCCCAAGGTTCAGTACCACGAAATCGACCTCGGTAACGGATTCACCTCCAAGGTGATGCTGCTGATTCCCCCGGGTGCCGATCTCACCGGCAAGAGCGGCAAGTACCCGCTGCTGGTGGACGTCTACGGTGGACCGAACTCGTACTCGGTGACCAGCTCGTGGTCCCTCGGATGGGGTCACCACTTAAGCTCGAACCGTTCGGTGATCTACGCCAAAATTGACGGCCGAGGATCGGGACTGCGCGGTGACAAGCTGCTGTTCCAGTTGTACCGCAAGTTGGGCACGGTCGAGATCGAGGATCAGATTACGACGGCGAAGAAGCTGAGCGAGCAGTTGCCATACGTGGATGGCTCGCGGATGGCCATTTGGGGCTGGAGTTACGGCGGGTACGCTTCGGCGATGGCACTGGCCAAGGACGCGAACAAGGTGTTCAAGTGTGCCGTTTCGGTGGCGCCCGTCACCGATTGGACGTTCTACG ACTCCATCTACACCGAGCGTTACATGGGGCTGCCAACGGTGGCCGATAACCGGGCTGGGTACGAGCAGTCTCGCCTAACGTCGATGTTCGAGAAGTTCCGCAACCGGAAGTACATGCTGATTCACGGAACGTACGACGATAACGTGCACTTCCAGCAGGCGATGCAGTGGTCGCGGGCACTCGAAACGCACGATATTATGTTCAAACAAGTG